A region of Vigna radiata var. radiata cultivar VC1973A chromosome 6, Vradiata_ver6, whole genome shotgun sequence DNA encodes the following proteins:
- the LOC106763559 gene encoding uncharacterized protein LOC106763559: MALFKKLEITIPFSEALQQMPSNARFMKDLLTKKRKYIEEETIEVQGNCSVIIQKLQPPKFKDPGSFTIPCTIGKLPTGKALIDLGASINLMPLSMIKKIGDMEVKPTRMTLQLTDRSVKYPYGVIEDVLVKVDKFTFPVDFVILDMEEDIEVPLILGRPFMKTARVIIDIDDDHLKVRLHDETITFNVVEAMQHPRDIGNCFRVEVLDDVVEKVKNHMYVKSPLKRVLVDACEELIVDEEYEVEDFTTFGKIERRGIH, encoded by the coding sequence ATGGCTCTCTTCAAAAAGCTGGAAATCACAATTCCCTTTTCTGAAGCACTTCAACAGATGCCCTCAAATGCTAGATTCATGAAAGATCTGTTGACCAAAAAGAGAAAGTATATTGAggaagaaacaattgaggtgcAAGGGAATTGTAGTGTCATCATCCAAAAACTTCAACCACCTAAATTCAAAGACCCTGGAAGTTTTACTATTCCATGTACAATTGGAAAGCTCCCCACTGGAAAAGCGTTGATAGACTTAGGTGCAAGCATCAATTTAATGCCTTTGTCTATGATAAAGAAGATAGGGGACATGGAAGTAAAACCAACAAGGATGACACTTCAACTAACAGACAGGTCTGTAAAGTACCCATATGGAGTTATTGAAGATGTTTTGGTGAAAGTTGACAAATTCACttttccagtggattttgttattcttGACATGGAGGAGGATATTGAAGTCCCCCTCATATTGGGTAGACCATTTATGAAAACTGCTAGGGTGATAATTGATATAGATGACGATCATCTTAAGGTGAGGTTGCATGATGAGACAATAACTTTCAATGTTGTGGAAGCAATGCAACATCCCAGGGATATAGGAAATTGTTTTAGAGTGGAAGTTTTGGATGATGTGGTTGAGAAGGTGAAGAACCATATGTATGTGAAATCCCCTTTAAAGCGTGTTTTGGTAGATGCATGTGAAGAGCTCATTGTTGATGAAGAATATGAAGTGGAGGATTTCACAACATttggaaaaattgaaagaagaggaaTCCACTGA
- the LOC106763560 gene encoding disease resistance-like protein CSA1, which produces MQRHVAMSLRRVLSQPKRAQEMVRRVVEPCDVFLNHRSMDTKKTVATLMYDHLKRHGFNPFLDNKSMKPGDKLFDKINRAVMECQIGVALLSPRYTESYFCLHELALLLGCNKKVIPIFCDVKPSQLRLVNNPKWSQDELRRFRWALEEVKYTVGLTFNSSKGNLSEIVNSASDIIIGSMIEMKDEERGQRKNLAIPL; this is translated from the exons ATGCAACGTCACGTGGCAATGAGCTTGCGCAGGGTTCTGAGTCAGCCAAAGCGAGCACAAGAAATGGTGAGGCGGGTGGTGGAGCCGTGTGACGTGTTCCTGAACCACCGGAGCATGGACACCAAGAAGACGGTGGCAACGTTGATGTATGACCATTTGAAGAGGCACGGTTTCAACCCTTTCTTGGATAACAAGTCCATGAAACCCGGGgacaaactgtttgataaaatcaACAGGGCTGTTATGGAGTGCCAGATCGGAGTGGCGCTTCTGTCTCCACGCTACACCGAATCTTACTTTTGCCTCCATGAGCTCGCGCTTCTTCTCGGGTGCAACAAGAAGGTTATTCCCATCTTCTGCGACGTTAAGCCTTCGCAGTTGCGCCTTGTCAACAACCCTAAGTGGTCGCAAGACGAACTTCGCCGCTTCAGGTGGGCTCTTGAAGAGGTTAAGTACACCGTGGGACTCACGTTCAACTCCTCTAAAGG GAACTTGTCAGAGATTGTGAATAGTGCTTCTGACATCATCATTGGTAGCATGATAGAGATGAAGGATGAAGAGCGTGGGCAGCGTAAAAACTTGGCAATTCCTCTTTAG